A genome region from Nocardia sp. NBC_01730 includes the following:
- a CDS encoding alpha/beta hydrolase, whose translation MVRSGRGVLVVAVLALVAAGCAVTRDEPGTAMPAPPTGLEKFYGQTVRWGGCAGFGGADDRFPPNAECARIAVPVDYAAPDGPTAQIAVSRIKATGERLGSLLMNPGGPGESGLTMSFLGNKTPLAERFDRVGFDPRGVGSSTPAIVCQTAEEQDAERAEPQEDNSPEGIADAEADNRRYVDRCLERTGKDFLAHVGTREVVQDLDVMRAALGDAKLSYLGYSYGTRIGSAYAEKFPTHVRALVLDGAIDSSQDPVQESLRQAAGFQKVFDAYAADCVRQPDCPLGTDPAQAVQRFRELVNPLWDKPVATTDPRGLNYGDALTGVRQALYSDELWKVLTLGLSELREGRGDTLLSLADLYDGRRDDGTYSNTSDAFNAIRCMDDPRIGDRGVTGQQDTEYRKAAPFLDDGHGTGAAPLELCTSWPVPNTTEPHRIAVNGLPKTVVVSTTDDPATPYQAGVDLAEQLGAALITYRGSRHTVALAGGVPCVDDAVVGYLVDLTEPAPGLTC comes from the coding sequence ATGGTGCGAAGTGGGCGCGGTGTGCTCGTGGTGGCGGTGCTGGCGTTGGTTGCCGCGGGGTGCGCTGTCACCCGTGACGAGCCGGGTACCGCGATGCCCGCGCCGCCCACCGGGCTGGAGAAGTTCTACGGGCAGACGGTGCGGTGGGGCGGCTGCGCCGGATTCGGCGGAGCGGACGACCGCTTCCCCCCGAACGCGGAGTGCGCGCGGATCGCCGTGCCGGTGGACTACGCGGCGCCGGACGGACCGACTGCGCAGATCGCGGTATCCCGGATCAAAGCGACGGGTGAGCGCCTCGGTTCGCTGCTGATGAACCCGGGCGGCCCAGGGGAGTCCGGCCTGACCATGTCGTTCCTCGGTAACAAGACCCCGCTGGCCGAGCGCTTCGACCGGGTCGGCTTCGACCCGCGCGGCGTCGGCTCCTCGACCCCCGCGATCGTCTGCCAGACCGCCGAGGAGCAGGACGCCGAACGCGCCGAGCCGCAGGAAGACAACTCGCCCGAGGGCATCGCCGACGCGGAGGCCGACAACCGCAGGTACGTGGACCGCTGCCTCGAACGGACCGGCAAGGACTTCCTCGCGCACGTCGGCACCCGCGAGGTGGTACAGGACCTTGATGTCATGCGCGCCGCGCTCGGCGACGCGAAGCTCAGTTACCTCGGCTACTCCTACGGCACCAGGATCGGCTCGGCGTACGCGGAGAAGTTCCCGACGCACGTGCGCGCCCTGGTGCTGGACGGCGCGATCGATTCCTCGCAGGACCCGGTGCAGGAGTCGCTGCGCCAAGCGGCGGGCTTCCAGAAGGTGTTCGACGCCTACGCCGCGGACTGCGTGCGGCAGCCGGACTGCCCGCTCGGCACCGATCCGGCGCAGGCCGTGCAGCGGTTCCGTGAGCTGGTGAACCCGCTGTGGGACAAGCCGGTCGCGACGACCGACCCGCGCGGGCTCAACTACGGCGACGCGCTCACCGGCGTGCGCCAGGCGCTGTACTCCGACGAACTGTGGAAGGTGCTCACACTCGGTCTGTCCGAACTGCGCGAGGGCCGGGGCGACACCCTGCTGTCGCTGGCCGACCTGTACGACGGCCGCCGCGACGACGGCACCTACAGCAACACCAGCGATGCGTTCAACGCCATCCGCTGCATGGACGATCCGCGCATCGGTGACCGCGGCGTCACCGGACAACAGGACACCGAATACCGCAAGGCGGCGCCGTTCTTGGACGACGGGCACGGCACGGGGGCGGCGCCGCTGGAGCTGTGCACCTCGTGGCCGGTGCCCAACACCACTGAACCGCACCGGATCGCGGTGAACGGGCTGCCGAAGACGGTGGTGGTGTCCACGACCGACGATCCGGCGACGCCGTACCAGGCCGGGGTCGACCTGGCCGAGCAGCTGGGCGCCGCGCTCATCACCTACCGGGGCAGTAGGCATACGGTGGCGCTGGCGGGCGGCGTGCCTTGCGTGGACGACGCGGTCGTCGGCTATCTGGTCGACCTGACCGAACCCGCGCCGGGCCTCACCTGCTGA
- a CDS encoding glutamine synthetase family protein, whose product MDRQKEFVLRTLEERDIRFVRLWFTDVLGYLKSVAIAPAELEGAFEEGIGFDGSAIEGFARVSEADMVARPDPSTFQVLPWSSSKGHQHSARMFCDITMPEGSPSWADPRHVLRRQLNKAGDVGFSCYVHPEIEFFLLKNGSHDDASPIPADSGGFFDQAVHDAAPNFRRHAIDALESMGISVEFSHHEGAPGQQEIDLRYADALSMADNVMTFRYLIKEVAIDEGVRATFMPKPFAQYPGSAMHTHMSLFEGESNAFHDPDDPINLSATARAFIAGILEHAPEISAITNQWVNSYKRLIHGGEAPTAASWGRSNRSALVRVPMYTPNKSSSRRVEIRSPDSACNPYLTFAVLLAAGLRGIEKGYTLPPEAEDDVWSLTTAERRAMGFRELPGTLDEALQAMERSELVAETLGEHVFDFFLRNKRREWADYRSQVTPFELKEYLGL is encoded by the coding sequence ATGGATCGCCAGAAGGAATTCGTGCTGCGGACGCTCGAAGAGCGGGACATCCGCTTCGTACGTCTCTGGTTCACCGACGTCTTGGGCTATCTGAAGTCCGTCGCGATCGCTCCCGCCGAGCTGGAAGGCGCGTTCGAGGAGGGGATCGGCTTCGACGGCTCGGCCATCGAGGGCTTCGCACGTGTCTCGGAGGCCGACATGGTCGCCCGGCCGGATCCGTCGACCTTCCAGGTGCTGCCGTGGTCCTCCAGCAAGGGCCACCAGCACTCCGCGCGCATGTTCTGCGACATCACCATGCCCGAGGGCTCGCCGTCCTGGGCCGACCCGCGCCACGTGCTGCGCCGCCAGCTCAACAAGGCGGGTGACGTGGGCTTCAGCTGCTACGTGCACCCCGAGATCGAGTTCTTCCTGCTGAAGAACGGTTCGCATGACGACGCCTCGCCGATTCCCGCCGACTCCGGCGGCTTCTTCGACCAAGCCGTGCACGATGCGGCGCCGAACTTCCGCCGCCACGCCATCGACGCGCTGGAGTCGATGGGCATCTCGGTGGAGTTCAGCCACCACGAGGGCGCACCGGGCCAGCAGGAGATCGACCTGCGCTACGCCGACGCGCTGTCCATGGCCGACAACGTGATGACCTTCCGTTACCTGATCAAGGAAGTGGCGATCGACGAGGGCGTGCGCGCGACGTTCATGCCCAAGCCGTTCGCCCAGTACCCCGGTTCCGCGATGCACACGCACATGAGTCTGTTCGAGGGCGAGTCGAACGCCTTCCACGATCCGGACGACCCGATCAACCTGTCGGCGACGGCGCGGGCGTTCATCGCGGGCATCCTCGAGCACGCGCCGGAGATCAGTGCGATCACCAATCAGTGGGTGAACTCCTACAAGCGCCTCATTCACGGCGGTGAGGCGCCCACCGCGGCCTCGTGGGGCCGATCCAACCGCTCCGCGCTGGTGCGCGTGCCGATGTACACGCCGAACAAGTCGTCCTCGCGCCGTGTCGAGATCCGCAGCCCGGACTCCGCATGCAACCCCTACCTGACCTTCGCGGTGCTGCTCGCGGCAGGTCTGCGTGGCATCGAGAAGGGCTACACGCTTCCGCCGGAGGCGGAGGACGACGTGTGGTCGCTGACCACCGCCGAGCGACGCGCCATGGGCTTCCGTGAGCTGCCCGGCACGCTGGACGAGGCACTGCAGGCGATGGAGCGCTCCGAGCTGGTCGCCGAGACCCTCGGCGAGCACGTGTTCGACTTCTTCCTGCGTAACAAGCGCAGGGAGTGGGCGGACTACCGCAGCCAGGTGACGCCTTTCGAGCTCAAGGAATACCTGGGGTTGTAA
- a CDS encoding bifunctional [glutamine synthetase] adenylyltransferase/[glutamine synthetase]-adenylyl-L-tyrosine phosphorylase: protein MVRPPSARSAVPGVGRLGLLEPSAAASLRELGWDNVESIPVLWALSRAPDADLALSTLMRLRESIGTGWNALDSTIRTDKSLRGRLFALLGASGALGDHLVADPSAWEILRRKELPGRDELVADLLRVVDAAPEEGPNAGPMLFRAGISGPEVVALLRKRYRDQLMLLAALDLAATVENEPVLPYQVVGRHLADSADAAVTAALSVAVARVCKDGPVPVRLAVIAMGKSGGRELNYVSDVDVVFVAEPADTTATRMAAEMMSVASQAFFDVDAALRPEGKAGALVRTLESHVAYYKRWARTWEFQALLKNRPMTGDLALGEEYRDALMPMVWSASERPDFVADVQGMRRRVEDLVPADLRERELKLGHGSLRDVEFAVQLLQLVHGRVDETLHVQGTVEALTALAAGGYVGRDDAANLNASYEFLRLLEHRLQLQRLRRTHTLPAPDDEEGMRWLARAAHVRPDGRQDAVGVLASEIRRNAVRVRRLHAKLFYRPLLESVARLDSDALRLSPEAAIRQLAALGYVAPEHALGHLKALTGGVSRRGRIQALLLPTLLEWLGNTPNPDAGLLAYRRVSEGLADQIWFLRELRDEGAIAQRLMIVLGSSEYLPDLLINAPETIRMYADGPGGPLLLGPQPEDVARGILTAAARYDDAKRAVAAARSLRRHELARVASADLLGMLDVPRVCQALSSVWVAVLEASLRAVIRASEAERGAPAPADLAVIGMGRLGGMELGYGSDADVLFVCDPRPGEDETKAVKWAIGVADRVRQLLGAASTDPPLHVDAGLRPEGRNGALVRTLAAYAAYYEQWAQPWEVQALLRAHQVAGDQELGLRFLHIIDKVRYPEGGVSTDAVREIRRIKARVDAERLPRGADPATHTKLGRGGLADIEWTVQLMQLRHAHDVLGLHNTSTLQSLDVIEENKLLAAADVALLRDAWLTATKARNALVLVRGKPTDQLPGPGRLLSAVARVAGWPNDDGSEFLDHYLRVTRRAKAVVERVFGA from the coding sequence ATGGTCCGGCCACCGTCTGCCCGTTCCGCTGTACCCGGCGTCGGTCGGCTCGGATTGCTCGAGCCGTCCGCTGCCGCCTCGCTGCGTGAATTGGGCTGGGACAACGTCGAAAGTATCCCCGTGCTGTGGGCGCTGTCCCGCGCGCCGGATGCCGATCTCGCGTTGAGCACGCTCATGAGGCTACGTGAGAGCATCGGAACAGGCTGGAACGCGCTGGATTCGACGATCCGCACGGACAAGTCGTTGCGTGGCAGGCTGTTCGCTCTGCTCGGTGCCTCCGGCGCGCTCGGTGACCACTTGGTCGCCGACCCGTCAGCCTGGGAGATCTTGCGCCGCAAGGAATTACCCGGGCGTGACGAGCTCGTCGCCGATCTGCTCCGCGTGGTCGACGCGGCGCCGGAGGAGGGCCCCAACGCGGGCCCGATGCTGTTCCGGGCTGGCATCTCCGGTCCCGAGGTGGTGGCGCTGCTGCGCAAGCGCTACCGCGACCAGCTGATGCTGCTCGCCGCGCTCGACCTGGCGGCCACCGTGGAGAACGAGCCGGTGCTGCCGTACCAGGTGGTCGGCAGGCATCTCGCCGACTCGGCCGATGCCGCCGTGACCGCGGCATTGTCGGTAGCGGTCGCGCGGGTCTGCAAAGACGGGCCGGTGCCGGTGCGGTTGGCCGTGATCGCCATGGGCAAGAGCGGCGGGCGTGAGCTGAACTATGTCAGCGACGTCGACGTCGTGTTCGTCGCCGAGCCCGCCGACACCACCGCAACCCGCATGGCGGCCGAGATGATGAGCGTGGCGAGCCAGGCGTTCTTCGATGTCGACGCGGCGCTGCGGCCGGAGGGCAAGGCGGGGGCGCTGGTGCGCACGCTGGAATCGCACGTCGCCTACTACAAGCGGTGGGCGCGTACCTGGGAGTTCCAGGCGCTGCTGAAGAACCGGCCGATGACCGGCGATCTCGCGCTCGGCGAGGAGTACCGCGATGCGCTGATGCCGATGGTCTGGTCGGCGTCCGAGCGTCCCGATTTCGTCGCCGACGTGCAGGGCATGCGCCGCAGGGTGGAAGACCTGGTGCCCGCCGATCTGCGCGAACGCGAACTGAAGCTCGGGCACGGCAGCCTGCGCGATGTCGAATTCGCCGTGCAGCTGCTGCAATTGGTGCACGGGCGGGTGGACGAGACCTTGCATGTGCAGGGCACCGTCGAGGCGTTGACCGCGCTGGCGGCGGGCGGATACGTCGGCCGTGACGACGCCGCGAACCTCAACGCGTCCTACGAATTCCTGCGTCTGCTCGAACATCGGCTGCAGTTGCAGCGGTTGCGTCGCACACACACGCTGCCCGCCCCCGACGACGAGGAGGGTATGCGCTGGCTGGCCCGCGCCGCGCACGTCCGGCCGGACGGCAGGCAGGACGCGGTGGGCGTGCTGGCCAGTGAGATCCGCCGAAACGCGGTGCGGGTGCGGCGTTTACACGCCAAGCTGTTCTACCGTCCGCTGCTGGAATCCGTGGCGCGGCTGGACTCCGACGCGCTGCGGCTGAGCCCGGAAGCCGCGATCCGGCAGCTCGCGGCACTCGGCTATGTCGCGCCGGAACACGCGCTCGGACACCTGAAAGCGCTGACCGGCGGGGTGTCGCGCAGGGGACGCATCCAAGCCTTGCTGCTGCCGACGCTGCTCGAATGGCTCGGTAACACGCCGAATCCCGACGCGGGCCTGCTGGCCTACCGGCGGGTTTCGGAAGGGCTTGCCGACCAGATCTGGTTCCTGCGCGAGCTGCGCGACGAGGGGGCGATCGCGCAGCGGCTGATGATCGTGCTCGGCTCCTCGGAGTATCTGCCCGACTTGCTGATCAACGCGCCGGAGACGATCCGGATGTACGCCGACGGACCCGGCGGTCCGCTGCTGCTCGGTCCGCAGCCCGAGGACGTCGCGCGCGGCATCCTGACCGCCGCCGCACGCTACGACGACGCGAAACGCGCGGTAGCCGCGGCACGTTCGCTGCGCAGACACGAGCTGGCACGAGTGGCCTCGGCCGACCTGCTCGGCATGCTCGACGTGCCGCGGGTGTGCCAGGCGTTGTCGTCGGTGTGGGTCGCGGTGCTGGAGGCGTCGCTGCGCGCGGTGATCCGGGCAAGTGAGGCGGAGCGGGGCGCGCCGGCACCCGCCGATCTCGCGGTGATCGGCATGGGCAGGCTCGGGGGAATGGAGCTGGGTTACGGCTCCGACGCCGACGTACTGTTCGTGTGCGACCCGAGGCCGGGCGAGGACGAGACCAAAGCCGTCAAGTGGGCGATCGGCGTGGCGGACCGGGTGCGGCAGCTGCTCGGGGCGGCGAGCACCGATCCGCCGCTGCACGTCGACGCCGGGCTGCGGCCGGAGGGGCGCAACGGGGCGCTGGTTCGCACGCTGGCCGCCTACGCCGCCTACTACGAGCAGTGGGCACAGCCATGGGAGGTACAGGCGCTGCTGCGCGCCCACCAGGTGGCGGGCGATCAGGAACTCGGGCTGCGGTTCCTGCACATCATCGACAAGGTGCGGTATCCGGAGGGCGGCGTCTCGACCGATGCGGTCCGCGAGATCCGGCGCATCAAGGCCAGAGTCGATGCCGAGCGGCTGCCGCGCGGCGCCGATCCGGCCACCCACACCAAGCTGGGACGTGGCGGACTCGCCGACATCGAGTGGACCGTTCAACTGATGCAGCTGCGCCACGCCCATGACGTCCTCGGCCTGCACAACACCTCGACGCTGCAATCGCTGGACGTGATCGAGGAAAACAAGCTGCTGGCCGCCGCGGACGTCGCGCTGCTGCGCGACGCGTGGCTCACCGCGACCAAGGCCCGCAACGCGCTGGTCCTGGTCCGCGGCAAGCCGACCGATCAGCTACCCGGCCCCGGCCGACTGCTGTCGGCCGTCGCACGCGTAGCGGGATGGCCCAACGACGACGGCAGCGAATTCCTCGACCACTACCTGCGCGTAACCCGCCGCGCCAAAGCGGTGGTGGAGCGGGTATTCGGTGCATGA